A single Brevinematia bacterium DNA region contains:
- a CDS encoding transglycosylase domain-containing protein yields MWLLKSFKTFATKLLGGRVILILGILLSTALIGIVAYLLYPFPENYLEPSKYSLKIFDRNQKMIVELNHYGGLNERFSLEDTPDVFLRLLLFSEDRGFYKHIGIDFKALGRTLVEFVKKGRFVSGGSTITMQLSKLKRDVVKNSLFTKILEILEALKIELHFSKEKILEAYLNEVYLGNNIYGFQKASKVYFGKSLKDLNLAEMSFLIKAIARPSDVYLSRNAILLRARKLLETAYRKGIISEDEYLSSINYNVILNPVILPFSAPHFCFFAIEEAKNLTSAEIEEIHTTLDIDLYNDISCIVRNVIKNLAKFNLSQAGLLLVDNENSEILCMVGSVNYFSEYGANNGVLIKRQPGSTMKAFTYALAFERGIINTSSILPDIEISFPLRYGRYIPRNYDNSFHGPVRVAEALGNSYNIPAVYLLNKIGIYDYISFLKKVGFSSITKSPEFYGLGITLGNADVSLLELVRAYMIFPNNGLYSDLRSIRYVKLRGGKIVYPPRKRPRKVLSEGSCFLINYILSNHKYKLRAFGVNSTINLPFNVAVKTGTSKDFRDNTIIAYNRKYTLGIWAGDFSGKNMINTPSARGAGIILRDTLLYLYNKELLKQEKFIKPSEIIEVEICKLSGMKSSQECDEVEKEVFIAGKQPNEICNWHRNGKIYLPSEYKVWAQNNLTKRRVILVGEKLKILSPHNGSVFAIEESVAREIQNIILEANTESKDVEWFINGKFHKKGNPTLLQLCEGEFTIEARCKNESDRVKITVVSPRQLRLHQANTNLTSD; encoded by the coding sequence ATGTGGCTACTCAAAAGCTTTAAGACCTTTGCTACAAAACTTCTCGGAGGTAGAGTTATACTCATCCTAGGAATACTACTTTCTACTGCTCTTATAGGAATAGTAGCTTATCTTCTCTACCCTTTTCCGGAAAACTACCTAGAACCCTCAAAATACTCTCTGAAAATTTTTGATAGAAACCAGAAGATGATTGTAGAGCTGAACCATTACGGTGGACTGAACGAAAGATTTTCCTTAGAAGATACCCCAGATGTATTTTTGAGACTTCTTCTTTTTTCCGAAGATAGGGGTTTTTATAAGCATATAGGGATTGACTTTAAGGCTCTGGGTAGAACCCTTGTTGAGTTTGTCAAGAAAGGGAGGTTTGTTTCCGGTGGTTCCACTATAACTATGCAACTATCAAAACTCAAGAGGGATGTTGTGAAGAATAGCTTATTCACGAAGATTTTGGAAATTCTAGAAGCTCTGAAGATAGAACTTCACTTTTCCAAAGAGAAGATACTGGAAGCTTATCTTAACGAAGTGTATCTAGGTAACAACATATATGGGTTTCAGAAAGCTTCCAAGGTTTACTTTGGAAAGTCTCTTAAAGATCTTAACCTTGCAGAGATGTCGTTTCTCATAAAGGCTATAGCCAGACCTTCTGATGTATACCTTAGTAGGAATGCTATTCTATTGAGAGCTAGAAAACTTCTTGAGACAGCTTACAGGAAAGGCATAATATCGGAAGATGAGTATCTCTCAAGCATAAATTATAACGTTATTCTAAATCCTGTTATACTACCCTTTTCTGCACCGCATTTCTGCTTTTTTGCAATTGAGGAAGCTAAGAATCTTACTAGCGCAGAAATAGAGGAGATACACACCACCTTGGACATTGATCTTTACAACGACATATCATGCATAGTGAGGAATGTTATCAAAAATCTTGCTAAATTTAACCTAAGTCAAGCTGGATTGCTTTTAGTAGACAACGAAAACTCGGAAATCCTGTGTATGGTAGGTTCAGTTAACTATTTTTCGGAGTATGGGGCAAACAATGGGGTTCTAATCAAACGGCAACCTGGTTCCACGATGAAAGCTTTCACCTACGCACTAGCGTTTGAGAGAGGGATAATAAACACTTCTTCCATTCTTCCAGATATTGAGATCTCCTTTCCACTTAGATATGGCAGGTATATTCCTAGAAACTATGATAATAGTTTTCATGGGCCTGTCAGAGTTGCTGAAGCTTTGGGTAATTCCTACAATATTCCAGCAGTCTATTTACTCAATAAGATTGGTATCTATGATTACATCTCTTTTCTTAAGAAAGTAGGTTTCTCTTCCATAACTAAGTCACCAGAGTTTTATGGACTCGGAATTACCCTAGGTAATGCCGATGTATCTCTACTTGAACTCGTCAGAGCTTATATGATTTTCCCAAATAACGGACTTTACAGTGACTTAAGATCAATTAGGTATGTAAAGCTAAGAGGGGGTAAGATTGTCTATCCGCCTAGAAAGCGCCCAAGAAAGGTATTATCCGAAGGAAGCTGTTTTCTCATCAACTATATACTATCCAACCACAAATACAAACTTAGAGCATTTGGAGTAAATTCAACAATAAACCTTCCTTTCAATGTTGCAGTGAAAACAGGAACCTCAAAAGACTTCCGCGACAATACCATTATAGCCTATAACAGAAAGTATACCCTAGGGATATGGGCTGGAGACTTTAGCGGGAAAAATATGATAAACACACCATCAGCACGAGGTGCTGGAATAATACTTAGAGATACTCTCCTATACCTCTACAATAAAGAACTCCTCAAACAGGAGAAGTTTATCAAACCTAGCGAAATTATAGAAGTTGAGATTTGCAAACTCTCGGGAATGAAAAGTAGTCAAGAGTGTGACGAAGTAGAAAAGGAAGTATTCATAGCAGGGAAACAACCAAATGAAATATGTAACTGGCACAGAAATGGCAAAATATACCTACCTTCTGAATATAAAGTCTGGGCACAGAACAACCTAACAAAGCGTAGGGTAATATTAGTTGGTGAAAAACTAAAAATACTCTCTCCACATAATGGTAGCGTTTTTGCTATTGAAGAAAGTGTAGCAAGGGAAATACAGAACATCATCCTTGAAGCAAACACTGAGAGTAAAGATGTAGAATGGTTTATTAACGGGAAGTTCCATAAAAAGGGTAATCCCACCCTATTACAACTTTGCGAAGGCGAGTTCACAATAGAAGCAAGATGTAAAAATGAAAGCGACAGAGTGAAAATTACAGTAGTTTCACCGAGACAGTTAAGATTACATCAGGCTAACACAAATCTAACTTCAGACTAA
- a CDS encoding UvrD-helicase domain-containing protein: MDATVVQSMLSDLDEDQREAVVSTEGPVLVIAGPGSGKTRTITYRFAYILLTDKASPLEILCVTFTNKSANEMKTRISNLLRVPTSRMWIKTFHSLGLSIVKENYHLLGLKENFVVYDKADELRLVKELMRKYGFEELSPEQTMEIIDKVRYGDEVVDVFGDTIRDLTKMYEETLRKNNAVDFTDLIILPHSLLSSNEEVRDLYKRRWRYVMIDEFQDTDPVQYGLIRLLLNPMENICVVGDDDQSIYGWRGAKVENIRNFDKDFKNCKVVILKTNYRSTEEVIRLSNFVSSAMLFRRKEKSIKGIGRKGIVPKFVETYSQLKEAEIIAEEIDSLVRLGYSYKDIAVFYRVNYLSRILEEVLLKSNIPYRVYSGTSFYERAEIKDILAYMKFFVNRNDFVSFSRIANVPRRGLGEASLSKILDFSLRSGKDLIESALMLEKEGIIGGKVKALAEALEVLEGEESIASRVRMLISKIGYYNYLKNTYNDYEDRIENVEELLTAINEFENSGGRTIEEFVNSSALMTGLDDVDETKDCVSLMTLHVSKGLEFPVVFIFGAVDGIIPYFRSFHSQSLLDEERRLFYVGITRAKSRLVITASRYVRIGSKHIYVSPTRFIEEVPEEYMEIVRV; encoded by the coding sequence ATGGATGCAACTGTTGTTCAAAGTATGCTAAGTGATCTTGATGAGGATCAGAGAGAGGCTGTTGTTTCAACTGAGGGTCCTGTTTTGGTAATAGCTGGGCCTGGATCAGGGAAAACTAGGACTATAACTTACCGTTTTGCATATATTCTCTTGACTGATAAAGCTTCACCCTTAGAAATACTATGTGTGACTTTCACCAATAAATCGGCAAACGAAATGAAAACGAGGATATCTAACTTGCTGAGAGTTCCTACTTCTAGGATGTGGATAAAAACTTTCCATTCTCTAGGGCTTTCAATCGTGAAAGAAAACTACCACCTTTTGGGGCTAAAAGAAAATTTCGTAGTCTATGACAAAGCTGATGAACTAAGACTCGTTAAAGAGCTTATGAGAAAGTATGGATTTGAGGAACTCTCACCAGAACAAACGATGGAGATAATTGATAAAGTAAGATATGGAGATGAGGTTGTTGATGTATTCGGCGATACTATCAGAGACCTTACGAAAATGTATGAAGAAACTCTTAGGAAAAATAATGCTGTTGACTTTACGGATTTAATAATTCTTCCTCACAGTTTACTTAGTAGTAATGAGGAAGTAAGAGATCTATACAAGAGAAGGTGGAGATACGTGATGATAGACGAGTTTCAGGATACTGATCCTGTTCAGTATGGGTTGATCAGGCTTTTGCTTAATCCGATGGAAAACATATGTGTTGTTGGTGATGATGATCAGTCAATATATGGGTGGCGAGGTGCGAAAGTAGAAAACATCAGAAACTTTGACAAAGATTTTAAGAACTGTAAGGTAGTAATTCTGAAAACTAATTACAGGTCCACTGAAGAGGTGATAAGGCTATCAAATTTTGTTTCTTCAGCTATGTTGTTTAGGAGGAAGGAGAAAAGTATAAAAGGTATAGGACGCAAGGGCATTGTTCCGAAATTTGTGGAAACGTATAGTCAACTTAAAGAAGCTGAGATAATAGCCGAAGAGATAGACTCTCTAGTAAGGTTAGGATACAGTTACAAGGATATTGCGGTTTTCTACAGAGTTAACTACCTTTCCAGAATCTTAGAAGAAGTGCTACTGAAGAGTAATATACCGTATAGAGTGTATTCGGGAACTAGTTTTTATGAAAGAGCAGAGATCAAGGATATTCTTGCTTATATGAAGTTTTTTGTGAACAGAAACGATTTTGTGAGTTTTTCCAGAATAGCTAATGTTCCTAGGAGAGGGTTGGGTGAAGCTTCTTTATCTAAGATCTTAGACTTTTCACTAAGGAGTGGTAAAGATCTTATAGAGTCTGCGTTAATGCTTGAGAAGGAGGGTATCATAGGTGGTAAGGTTAAGGCTCTTGCAGAGGCTTTGGAGGTTTTGGAAGGAGAGGAGAGTATTGCTTCCAGAGTCAGGATGTTGATAAGTAAAATAGGTTATTACAATTACCTTAAAAACACTTACAATGATTATGAGGATAGAATAGAGAATGTTGAAGAGCTTCTAACGGCAATAAATGAGTTTGAAAACAGTGGTGGTAGAACTATTGAAGAGTTTGTTAATAGTTCTGCTCTTATGACTGGATTGGACGATGTGGATGAGACTAAAGACTGTGTTTCTCTTATGACTCTGCACGTTTCAAAAGGACTTGAGTTTCCGGTAGTCTTCATATTCGGAGCGGTTGACGGTATAATCCCATACTTTAGATCCTTTCATAGCCAGTCATTGCTGGATGAAGAAAGAAGGCTTTTCTATGTTGGAATTACTAGAGCAAAGAGTAGGCTAGTAATAACTGCAAGCAGATATGTAAGGATAGGAAGTAAGCATATTTATGTATCACCAACAAGGTTTATTGAAGAGGTTCCAGAGGAGTATATGGAGATTGTAAGGGTTTAA
- a CDS encoding V-type ATPase 116kDa subunit family protein, with amino-acid sequence MFFPEKMVEINILTTDEFLKDISDYLIKFGEFEVKRVGIKEAQKLLRLSNKDDDEVEKFSNIKMRLDRLAVNMKVDDIKIRNTLSEREPLSLDEIDLRLTKAENEFYSAYAMLSNLEREEVDLRIKKLQYSIRKDLESRNIPKEFFTALLIIAKHEAPTILRNISSLPTIIEEVESFKSLSVILVSLPYTHKNEILKLSTSFLKIININEIITEDVNLAEIEKRLREIEVEQKKLRGLLDRIVETNTEEILTLYKGLWFSNTSMKLKSSSIRGGRFIVFSGWIPKKREEEVCEKIREITNDICVVETKDAENTLKEDKNTQIPTKLNNPKFLKSFESIVKLYSIPRFYEIDPTVIFTILYVIFYGMMFGDVGQGLALSLISALLFWKFKSFRVIGGLGIAVGLSSAVFGFLYGSVFGIEGKIIPSMWTSPLHDVLEIMKVSIVTGFIVISIGLILSVINTAREKNIPRLILGNKGIAGVLFYFSLVGYPIYILLSGTTFNPNLMLFGILVPILMFVTEAIIEAKKHGHSVSPVSIFFELFEVFISFVSNTVSFIRIAGFALNHTALMITFFSIAEVVKGGVIGDILALLIVVFGQIFIIVFEGLVVGIQALRLSFYEFFTKFFRGGGKAFEPLK; translated from the coding sequence ATGTTTTTTCCAGAAAAGATGGTAGAGATAAACATCTTGACTACTGACGAATTTCTAAAAGATATCTCAGACTACCTCATAAAGTTTGGAGAATTTGAGGTAAAAAGAGTCGGAATAAAGGAAGCTCAGAAATTACTTAGACTAAGCAACAAAGATGACGATGAGGTTGAAAAATTCTCAAATATAAAGATGAGGTTGGATAGGTTAGCAGTGAATATGAAAGTAGATGACATAAAGATCAGGAATACTCTTTCTGAAAGAGAACCACTGTCTCTAGATGAAATTGACCTAAGGCTTACGAAAGCAGAAAACGAATTTTACTCAGCTTATGCCATGCTATCAAACCTTGAGAGAGAGGAAGTTGATCTAAGGATAAAAAAGCTACAGTATTCTATAAGGAAGGACCTAGAATCAAGAAACATTCCAAAGGAGTTTTTCACAGCACTATTGATAATAGCTAAGCATGAAGCTCCTACTATCCTAAGAAATATTTCCTCACTTCCCACGATAATAGAAGAAGTTGAATCATTTAAGTCACTTAGTGTCATTTTGGTTTCGCTCCCCTATACTCACAAAAATGAGATACTGAAGCTATCAACCTCCTTCCTAAAGATCATAAACATAAACGAAATAATTACAGAAGATGTAAATCTTGCAGAAATTGAAAAAAGGCTTAGGGAGATAGAAGTTGAACAGAAAAAACTCAGAGGACTACTGGATAGAATAGTTGAGACCAATACCGAGGAGATTCTAACTCTCTATAAAGGACTCTGGTTTTCCAATACTTCCATGAAACTAAAGTCTTCTTCCATCAGAGGGGGTAGATTTATTGTGTTTTCCGGATGGATTCCAAAAAAGCGAGAGGAAGAGGTTTGTGAGAAAATAAGAGAAATTACCAATGACATCTGTGTAGTAGAAACAAAAGACGCAGAAAATACTTTAAAGGAAGATAAAAACACCCAAATCCCAACAAAACTCAACAATCCAAAGTTTCTAAAGTCATTTGAATCCATAGTCAAGCTATACTCTATCCCAAGGTTTTACGAAATAGATCCAACAGTGATATTTACGATTCTTTATGTAATCTTCTACGGTATGATGTTTGGGGACGTTGGACAGGGACTGGCACTGTCTCTAATTTCAGCATTACTCTTTTGGAAGTTTAAAAGTTTCAGAGTCATAGGAGGACTTGGAATAGCTGTTGGACTTTCATCTGCGGTATTCGGCTTTCTCTATGGCTCTGTGTTCGGTATTGAAGGAAAGATAATACCTTCTATGTGGACCTCACCTCTTCATGATGTTCTTGAGATAATGAAAGTCTCAATAGTAACAGGATTTATAGTAATATCAATAGGACTTATACTCAGTGTAATAAATACCGCAAGAGAAAAAAACATCCCTAGGCTTATACTAGGGAACAAGGGGATAGCTGGAGTTTTATTCTACTTCTCACTCGTGGGATACCCCATCTACATCCTACTCTCTGGCACTACCTTCAACCCGAATCTAATGCTTTTTGGAATCCTTGTGCCTATTCTTATGTTCGTAACCGAAGCAATAATAGAAGCTAAAAAACACGGACACTCTGTGTCCCCAGTCTCAATCTTTTTTGAACTTTTTGAGGTTTTTATCTCCTTCGTCAGCAACACAGTATCCTTCATAAGAATCGCAGGCTTTGCCCTAAACCATACAGCACTAATGATAACCTTCTTCTCAATAGCCGAAGTAGTAAAAGGCGGAGTCATCGGAGACATTTTGGCATTACTAATAGTAGTCTTTGGACAGATATTTATAATAGTCTTTGAAGGACTTGTAGTTGGGATACAGGCACTTAGGCTAAGCTTCTATGAGTTCTTCACAAAGTTTTTCAGAGGTGGAGGTAAAGCCTTTGAACCCCTTAAGTAG
- a CDS encoding V-type ATPase subunit → MKNLTTMSLLMYPIRHEFYKTTNLEVIEILSDFSAENISKLFHKFEGVKLNFDELKEKIPNIPIHTAKTLLRLSREPSIRELIEAYMLSYELYNLNILLRARLNGNTDKNLFLFDYSAVTSKAELLKLEKIDEIKKVYFKVLTFYKIKSKKLRDTLRIVSVDNINELLLYSSIEYYRSLVSKGANFGHSLENILKTKAFYELLLTLAKIKFLANANVEKYISDLSFLGGKQELLANIFVSTKESFVKKCIDYDILPPNFILTDIDDIDRLKNTLLKLECKRLIIGTPMDPATIIGIIILREIDMKNYFSILGGFVSGFPFEKVRQLLVL, encoded by the coding sequence ATGAAGAACTTAACAACAATGTCACTTCTGATGTACCCAATACGCCACGAATTTTACAAAACCACCAACCTTGAAGTCATTGAGATCTTATCCGACTTCTCAGCTGAAAATATCTCAAAACTCTTTCATAAGTTTGAGGGAGTCAAGCTAAACTTTGACGAACTAAAGGAAAAAATACCCAATATACCAATACACACAGCTAAAACCCTGTTAAGGCTATCAAGAGAACCATCTATAAGAGAACTTATAGAGGCATACATGCTCTCATACGAACTCTACAACTTAAATATCTTACTGCGTGCCAGATTAAACGGTAATACTGACAAGAATCTGTTTTTATTTGATTACTCTGCAGTAACTAGCAAAGCAGAACTTCTTAAACTGGAAAAAATAGACGAGATAAAGAAAGTCTATTTCAAAGTGCTTACCTTCTACAAAATAAAAAGCAAGAAACTTAGGGATACCTTAAGGATAGTATCAGTTGATAATATAAATGAGTTATTATTATATTCTAGCATTGAATACTACAGATCTCTTGTTTCAAAAGGAGCAAACTTTGGACACTCTCTTGAAAATATATTAAAAACAAAAGCCTTCTACGAACTGCTATTAACACTTGCAAAAATAAAGTTTTTAGCAAACGCTAATGTTGAAAAGTATATCTCGGATCTATCCTTCCTAGGAGGTAAGCAGGAATTACTAGCAAATATCTTTGTTTCAACCAAAGAAAGCTTTGTAAAAAAATGTATAGACTACGACATTCTACCTCCAAACTTCATACTTACAGATATTGACGACATAGATAGACTTAAGAACACTCTCCTTAAGTTAGAATGTAAGCGTTTGATAATAGGCACTCCAATGGATCCAGCAACAATAATAGGCATAATAATCCTAAGAGAGATTGATATGAAAAACTATTTCTCAATACTAGGAGGATTCGTAAGTGGCTTTCCTTTTGAAAAAGTAAGACAACTTTTGGTTTTATAG